One window of Pseudochaenichthys georgianus unplaced genomic scaffold, fPseGeo1.2 scaffold_463_arrow_ctg1, whole genome shotgun sequence genomic DNA carries:
- the LOC117442732 gene encoding diphosphoinositol polyphosphate phosphohydrolase NUDT4B-like codes for MEPEEEPCGAAVREVFEEAGVKGQLGRLLGVFEQNQDRKHRTYVYVLTVTETLEAWEDSVNIGRKREWFTVDEAIRVLQSHKPVHADYLRRLQLSCSPTNGNSILPGPPPNDNYPHYSATATTPSTGSVLGSSCR; via the exons ATGGAGCCAGAGGAGGAGCCGTGTGGAGCCGCAGTGCGCGAGGTGTTCGAGGAG GCCGGTGTGAAGGGTCAGCTAGGACGTCTGCTGGGAGTATTTGAG CAAAACCAGGACAGGAAGCACCGGACGTACGTTTACGTGTTGACCGTCACCGAGACCCTGGAGGCCTGGGAGGACTCCGTCAACATCG GCCGGAAGCGGGAGTGGTTCACGGTGGACGAGGCCATCAGAGTGCTGCAGAGCCACAAACCGGTGCACGCTGACTACCTGCGCCGGCTCCAGCTCAGCTGCTCCCCCACCAACGGGAACTCCATCCTCCCGGGACCCCCCCCCAACGACAACTACCCCCATTACAGCGCCACGGCAACCACGCCCTCGACGGGCAGCGTGCTGGGCTCCTCCTGCAGATAG